In Candidatus Cohnella colombiensis, one DNA window encodes the following:
- a CDS encoding GIY-YIG nuclease family protein, translating to MNRRKELIEQYKEIKIEAGVYQIRNLVNGKILIESSSNLKSLNGRKIELQLGTSRHRTLQADWTAQGEDAFVFEVLEVLKPNDNPFVSVKDELKVLLEQWIEKLQPFDERGYNSPPKK from the coding sequence ATGAATCGACGTAAAGAGCTTATTGAACAATATAAAGAAATCAAGATCGAAGCGGGTGTGTACCAAATCCGCAACTTGGTCAACGGAAAAATTCTAATCGAAAGCTCTTCTAACCTGAAATCGTTGAACGGCAGAAAGATTGAGCTCCAATTGGGCACAAGTCGTCATCGTACGCTGCAAGCGGATTGGACTGCGCAGGGTGAAGATGCATTCGTGTTCGAGGTGCTAGAGGTGTTAAAGCCGAATGATAATCCGTTCGTCAGCGTGAAGGATGAATTAAAGGTTTTGCTCGAGCAATGGATCGAAAAGCTACAGCCTTTCGATGAACGCGGTTATAACAGCCCACCCAAAAAGTAG
- a CDS encoding alpha/beta fold hydrolase — protein MRVISKQVMNNGIQIHYLDTETDSGLIPLLICPGLSETADEYRSMMNYFYPRRCVVLSFRGRGQSDTPQSGYGLAEHVSDLASVIEATDMNRFHLYAHSRGVSYALGYAIANRSRVYSLILQDYPAMHKQMPEGWAKQYMQQYLVPFSRQRNIRPEAVRGIERDSETVNFNDDLGKRVLVLRGMREDSLLSDQDIEQYRRICPELQVAQFLQSGHDIRHTEEQRLYQIINQYISHQ, from the coding sequence ATGCGTGTGATCTCCAAGCAAGTGATGAACAACGGCATTCAAATCCATTACTTAGACACCGAAACAGATTCCGGATTAATTCCGTTACTCATCTGTCCAGGCCTGTCTGAAACAGCAGATGAATATCGATCGATGATGAACTACTTCTATCCTCGCAGATGTGTCGTGCTATCTTTCAGAGGAAGAGGGCAGAGTGACACCCCTCAGAGTGGCTATGGATTGGCGGAGCACGTATCTGACTTGGCAAGTGTAATCGAAGCGACGGATATGAATCGATTCCATCTCTATGCGCATTCAAGAGGTGTCTCTTATGCGCTTGGATATGCGATAGCTAATCGATCACGTGTCTACTCCCTTATCCTTCAAGATTATCCGGCCATGCATAAGCAGATGCCTGAAGGATGGGCGAAGCAGTATATGCAGCAATATCTTGTTCCATTTTCAAGACAACGGAACATTCGCCCAGAAGCAGTTCGCGGTATCGAACGGGATTCAGAGACGGTCAACTTCAATGATGATTTAGGCAAAAGAGTGCTTGTATTAAGAGGAATGAGAGAGGATAGTCTTCTAAGCGATCAGGATATTGAACAATATAGACGCATATGCCCAGAGCTACAAGTGGCTCAATTTCTTCAATCCGGGCATGATATCAGACATACAGAAGAGCAACGGTTGTATCAAATCATTAATCAATATATCAGTCATCAGTGA
- a CDS encoding phosphatase PAP2 family protein produces the protein MQNTIRRLSLLCTLVFAIIAIFVSMNGTAYLDEKIIASIQGLQSDTLTSIMTAITSLASEVGITLISIASVIIIFMRFRRRREILLLISVVCGSALLNKVFKLLFARERPDFNRLIEEAGYSFPSGHSMAAFSLYGILCYIVWENSRERRWRLISLLAGAVIIVMIGISRIYLGVHYPSDVIGGYFATAALLFLIVSLYPPKRKEPVK, from the coding sequence GTGCAAAATACGATTAGAAGGCTTAGCTTATTATGTACCCTTGTGTTTGCAATCATTGCAATCTTCGTAAGTATGAACGGGACAGCTTATTTGGATGAGAAGATTATCGCTTCCATTCAAGGGCTTCAATCGGACACCTTAACGTCCATCATGACCGCGATTACTTCGCTTGCTTCTGAAGTAGGAATCACGTTGATTTCTATTGCATCAGTAATCATCATTTTTATGCGATTTCGACGCAGAAGGGAAATATTATTGCTCATTAGCGTCGTATGCGGATCAGCCTTATTAAATAAAGTTTTTAAACTTCTATTTGCTCGCGAGCGGCCGGACTTTAATCGGCTAATTGAGGAAGCGGGGTATAGCTTTCCAAGCGGTCATTCGATGGCCGCGTTCTCGCTCTATGGCATATTGTGTTACATTGTTTGGGAAAATAGTAGAGAGCGACGTTGGCGATTGATTTCGTTACTTGCGGGGGCTGTCATTATCGTAATGATCGGCATTAGTCGCATCTATCTCGGTGTTCATTATCCGAGTGACGTGATTGGTGGATACTTCGCTACTGCAGCGTTATTATTTCTAATTGTTTCATTATATCCACCAAAAAGAAAGGAACCCGTAAAGTAA
- a CDS encoding AAA family ATPase, with amino-acid sequence MILMINGAFGAGKTTAANHLSSLIPNSMIFDPEEIGYMLRKIVPEGLRYEHEQTDDFQDMELWKALTVKTAIEVKRQYNRHLIVPMTLYKIHNFEYIYNGFRSLDEEVYHYCLIASEATIRQRLHTRGDTPEGWTYQQIDKCANALRDNRFQEHIDTDQLDSEQVIEQILNRIGVIS; translated from the coding sequence ATGATCCTTATGATAAACGGCGCTTTTGGAGCGGGAAAGACAACGGCGGCTAATCACCTTTCATCTCTAATTCCCAATAGCATGATCTTTGACCCTGAAGAGATTGGCTATATGCTGCGCAAAATTGTTCCTGAAGGATTGAGATACGAGCACGAGCAGACGGATGATTTTCAAGATATGGAGCTTTGGAAAGCGTTGACGGTGAAAACAGCGATAGAAGTAAAACGGCAGTATAACAGGCATCTTATTGTACCGATGACCCTTTATAAAATACATAACTTTGAATACATCTATAACGGTTTTCGAAGCTTGGATGAAGAAGTTTACCATTACTGCTTAATCGCATCTGAAGCTACGATCAGGCAAAGATTACATACGCGTGGAGATACGCCTGAAGGCTGGACGTATCAACAAATAGACAAGTGTGCGAATGCACTACGAGACAATCGATTTCAAGAGCATATCGATACGGATCAACTTGATTCGGAGCAAGTGATAGAGCAGATCTTAAATCGAATTGGAGTGATTTCTTAA
- a CDS encoding LTA synthase family protein has product MSLWIKLVNKRFIIFTIILALKGMLAWDVIFDSGVTLETFITEIPFFWAIFCVIEWFATRRKLFYYMVFNFLVTILYFSILMYYKYYGIIATYHVLDQASKVTQVGESTYSLLDPYYLLIFLDIIVLSWFLIWGKRKSVVRPIVVKQIRKPVLTVLFAFSIALCLFNIWPNKASMNEHLKAEDMGLLNYEMYTIFADSTADEEWVEMEDITQKEIDRLKGDVQPLQPQFEGVAKGKNLIILQMESLQNFLIDLKVDGQEITPNLNKLLKADYHFDHFYTMVGQGTTSDAEFVVNTSLYVPKHEPATKNNVSKQLPSLPKLLSVNGYTTATFHTNDVSFWNRTELYAALGFDAYYDKAYFGDEDHVAFGASDEVLYRKTIEKLKQMDNKEQPFYAQVISMSAHHPFNTPEEKLKITLPEKYDDTLLGDYLRAQNYADFALGQFIADLKSSGLWEDTVIMLYGDHQGVSLFSLDDEQKAMMNELIGHEYTYSDMFNVPFYIHVPGVTEPKTFDHTGGQVDILPTIANLYAISLDDQIYFGKDLLNQTKNMLPMRHFLPTGSLIGNETLFMPGFGYEDGTNIPLPQVNGDPSLVAEDEYERTLELLHLSDSYIAQLPDR; this is encoded by the coding sequence GTGTCTCTATGGATAAAGCTCGTTAATAAACGCTTCATCATTTTTACGATAATACTTGCGTTAAAAGGAATGTTAGCGTGGGATGTTATCTTTGATAGTGGAGTTACTCTCGAAACCTTTATTACGGAGATTCCATTCTTTTGGGCAATATTCTGTGTTATAGAATGGTTCGCGACTCGAAGAAAGCTTTTCTACTATATGGTATTCAACTTTCTCGTCACGATCTTATATTTCTCGATTCTGATGTACTACAAATATTATGGCATTATTGCCACTTATCACGTATTAGATCAAGCGAGCAAAGTTACCCAAGTAGGGGAGAGCACATATTCGTTGCTTGATCCCTATTACTTGCTCATCTTCCTCGATATTATCGTACTTTCGTGGTTTTTGATTTGGGGTAAACGCAAGTCAGTTGTACGTCCGATTGTAGTAAAACAAATTCGAAAGCCTGTGCTTACCGTGCTGTTCGCTTTCTCCATTGCACTATGTCTATTCAACATCTGGCCGAATAAAGCGAGTATGAATGAGCATTTGAAGGCAGAAGATATGGGTTTATTGAATTATGAGATGTATACGATTTTCGCTGACAGTACCGCTGATGAAGAATGGGTCGAGATGGAGGATATAACACAGAAGGAAATCGACAGACTAAAGGGAGATGTGCAACCGTTACAGCCTCAATTCGAAGGTGTTGCTAAGGGTAAAAATCTCATCATTCTGCAGATGGAGTCGCTTCAAAATTTCTTGATCGACCTTAAGGTTGACGGACAAGAGATTACTCCTAATCTGAATAAGCTGCTGAAGGCAGATTACCATTTCGACCACTTCTATACGATGGTTGGACAGGGGACGACCTCGGATGCAGAGTTTGTTGTAAACACTTCGCTTTACGTTCCGAAGCATGAACCTGCAACGAAAAACAACGTATCCAAGCAATTACCAAGTCTACCTAAGCTGTTAAGCGTTAACGGCTATACGACAGCTACTTTCCATACGAATGATGTTTCTTTCTGGAATCGTACTGAGCTTTATGCAGCACTTGGCTTTGATGCCTACTACGATAAAGCCTACTTCGGAGATGAGGACCATGTTGCGTTCGGTGCTTCGGACGAGGTGCTTTACCGTAAAACAATCGAAAAACTAAAGCAGATGGATAACAAAGAACAACCGTTCTATGCACAGGTGATTTCGATGAGCGCTCACCATCCGTTCAATACACCAGAAGAAAAATTAAAGATTACATTACCAGAGAAGTATGATGATACTTTACTTGGAGACTATCTGCGTGCTCAAAACTATGCTGACTTCGCGCTCGGACAATTCATCGCAGATTTGAAAAGCAGCGGATTATGGGAAGACACAGTGATCATGCTGTATGGGGATCATCAGGGAGTTTCGCTGTTCTCGCTTGATGATGAACAGAAGGCGATGATGAATGAGCTAATTGGTCATGAATATACGTATAGCGACATGTTTAATGTGCCGTTCTATATTCATGTTCCAGGTGTGACCGAGCCAAAGACGTTCGATCATACAGGCGGGCAGGTTGATATTTTACCTACGATTGCGAACTTGTACGCTATTTCACTTGATGACCAAATCTACTTTGGTAAAGATCTGTTGAATCAAACGAAGAACATGCTGCCCATGAGACACTTTCTCCCTACAGGATCTCTGATCGGGAATGAAACGTTGTTTATGCCGGGCTTTGGATATGAGGACGGTACGAACATTCCGCTACCTCAAGTGAACGGTGACCCTTCACTTGTCGCTGAAGATGAGTATGAGCGAACGCTGGAGCTGCTACATCTATCAGACAGTTATATAGCTCAGCTACCTGACCGTTAA
- a CDS encoding GNAT family N-acetyltransferase, whose translation MLIDITSRLNEPEIQELISYAVFPDPEQLNHVIAQYQSVQSGQEIFGYTSDDDEDDQTIIGIIGSILNDQKVLTIQHIAVLPEDRGKGYGRGMILELLHMKQPTTIVAETDEEAVQFYRSIGFTIASLGEVYAGVERFQCSYEVDDEE comes from the coding sequence ATGTTAATCGATATCACATCCAGGTTGAATGAACCTGAAATTCAAGAGTTAATCAGCTATGCTGTATTTCCAGACCCAGAACAATTGAATCACGTGATTGCGCAATATCAATCCGTTCAGAGTGGCCAAGAAATATTCGGCTATACGTCAGATGATGACGAGGATGATCAGACGATCATTGGGATTATTGGAAGCATACTGAATGATCAAAAGGTACTTACGATCCAACATATCGCAGTACTGCCAGAAGATCGCGGAAAAGGTTACGGTAGAGGGATGATTCTCGAACTGCTACACATGAAGCAACCGACAACAATCGTAGCAGAAACCGATGAGGAAGCTGTACAATTTTATCGTAGCATCGGGTTTACGATCGCAAGTTTGGGCGAAGTATATGCTGGAGTAGAGAGATTCCAATGCAGCTATGAAGTCGATGATGAGGAATAA
- a CDS encoding ABC-F family ATP-binding cassette domain-containing protein: protein MSILTVKNLTHGFGDRAIFNDVSFRLLKGEHVGLVGANGEGKSTFMNIITGSLEPDAGKIEWSKKVRVGYLDQHSVLEKGMTIRDVLRGAFQYLMDLEADMNQMYEQMGSASPEELEQLLEDVGTIQETLTNNDFYLIDAKVEEIARGLGLGDIGLDRDVHDLSGGQRTKVLLAKLLLEKPDILLLDEPTNYLDEQHIEWLKRYLQEYENAFILVSHDIPFLNSVINLIYHMGNQELNRYVGDYDNFLLLHEAKKQQLESAFKRQQQEIDDLKDFVARNKARVSTRNMAMSRQKKLDSMDIIEIAKEKPKPTFNFKEARASSRLIFEANKVVIGYEEPLCRPIDLLMERGHKIAIVGANGIGKTTLLRSLLGEIPALSGGVQRGENMHIGYFEQEIKGHADETCIETVWKNFPSMTQFEVRAALAKCGLTTKHIESKISVLSGGEKAKVRLCNLINKETNVLVLDEPTNHLDVDAKDELKRALKAYKGSILLISHEPEFYRDVATEVWNCEQWTTKIF, encoded by the coding sequence ATGAGTATTTTGACAGTAAAAAATTTAACACATGGCTTTGGTGATCGTGCAATCTTCAACGATGTCTCCTTCCGTCTTCTCAAAGGGGAGCATGTCGGCTTAGTAGGTGCGAACGGTGAAGGTAAATCGACGTTTATGAACATCATTACGGGTAGCCTTGAGCCTGATGCAGGTAAAATTGAATGGTCGAAAAAAGTTCGTGTTGGCTATCTCGATCAACATTCTGTGTTGGAAAAAGGCATGACGATTCGTGATGTGCTTCGCGGCGCATTCCAATATTTAATGGATCTCGAAGCCGACATGAATCAAATGTATGAACAGATGGGCTCAGCGTCACCTGAAGAGCTTGAACAATTGCTTGAAGACGTCGGCACGATTCAAGAAACACTTACGAATAACGACTTCTATCTCATTGATGCGAAAGTTGAGGAAATCGCTCGAGGTCTTGGTCTTGGTGATATTGGCTTAGATCGTGATGTGCATGATTTGAGTGGTGGTCAACGAACAAAGGTGCTCCTTGCTAAGCTGTTGCTAGAGAAACCTGACATTCTGTTGCTTGATGAGCCGACCAACTACTTGGACGAGCAACACATTGAATGGCTGAAGCGCTATTTGCAGGAATATGAGAATGCATTCATTCTCGTCTCCCATGATATTCCCTTCCTTAACAGTGTCATCAACTTGATTTACCATATGGGCAATCAGGAATTGAACCGTTACGTTGGAGACTATGACAATTTCCTTCTGCTGCATGAAGCAAAGAAGCAACAGTTAGAATCTGCGTTCAAGCGCCAGCAGCAAGAAATCGATGATCTGAAAGATTTCGTCGCACGGAACAAAGCTAGAGTATCTACTCGTAACATGGCGATGTCCAGGCAGAAGAAGCTCGATAGTATGGACATTATTGAAATCGCGAAGGAAAAGCCGAAGCCAACGTTCAACTTTAAGGAAGCGCGCGCATCCAGTCGTTTAATCTTCGAAGCGAATAAGGTTGTCATCGGCTACGAGGAGCCTCTCTGCCGTCCGATCGACTTGCTGATGGAGCGTGGTCATAAGATCGCGATCGTCGGCGCGAATGGGATTGGGAAGACGACGTTGTTACGCAGTCTCCTAGGTGAGATCCCTGCCCTCTCTGGCGGTGTACAGCGCGGAGAAAATATGCATATCGGATACTTCGAGCAGGAAATTAAGGGTCATGCCGATGAAACGTGTATCGAAACGGTATGGAAGAACTTCCCTTCGATGACGCAGTTCGAGGTGCGTGCAGCGCTTGCGAAATGTGGTTTAACGACGAAACATATTGAAAGTAAAATCTCGGTGCTTAGCGGTGGCGAGAAAGCAAAAGTTCGGCTTTGCAATCTGATTAACAAGGAGACTAACGTACTCGTGTTAGATGAGCCTACGAACCATCTCGATGTCGATGCAAAGGATGAGCTCAAGCGCGCATTGAAAGCCTATAAAGGCTCCATTCTCCTCATTAGTCATGAGCCAGAATTTTATCGCGATGTCGCTACGGAAGTATGGAATTGCGAACAATGGACGACGAAAATATTTTAA
- a CDS encoding GNAT family N-acetyltransferase, which translates to MYTDYIIEDASLDCLERIVEIYNSTIASRMVTADIEPVSVDSKRQWFEDHTSDHFPIWVMKKEGDVVAWFSFQPFSDRPAYDATAEISVYIAQEYRSQGIGSILLQRAIQVAPSLNLSNLVAYVYAHNEASLALLKKFQFEQWGYYPKVTKMDGVEMDVVALGRRVV; encoded by the coding sequence GTGTACACTGATTATATAATCGAAGATGCAAGCCTGGATTGCCTTGAACGAATAGTTGAAATTTATAATTCTACAATTGCCAGTCGTATGGTCACTGCAGACATTGAGCCTGTGTCAGTAGATAGCAAGCGACAATGGTTTGAAGATCACACCTCTGATCACTTTCCCATTTGGGTCATGAAGAAAGAGGGCGACGTCGTTGCTTGGTTTAGCTTTCAGCCGTTTAGTGACCGACCTGCCTACGATGCAACTGCGGAAATCAGTGTTTATATCGCACAAGAATACCGTTCACAAGGGATTGGAAGTATTCTGTTGCAGAGAGCCATACAGGTAGCGCCAAGCTTGAATTTATCGAATTTAGTTGCTTATGTATATGCTCATAATGAAGCTAGCTTAGCTTTATTGAAAAAATTCCAATTCGAGCAATGGGGCTATTATCCGAAGGTTACTAAAATGGATGGCGTGGAAATGGATGTTGTTGCATTGGGGAGAAGGGTTGTGTGA
- a CDS encoding DUF2087 domain-containing protein — protein sequence MTTNTERFWNANFDELKLGYSKHDHTFTCLLCGTQTEQGVIYALHDNFYDAEKFMRIHIETAHQSVFDYLISLDKKMTGLTEHQNSLLRLFYQGKNDAQIQMEMDIGSASTIRNHRFVLKEKERQAKVFLAMMELLKEKDQHAPEIINYHQTATMIDDRYNMTQDEADKVLKKYFPDGPDGPLLNFTMKEKYKIVILTHIAKLFQHGQLYTEKEVNAVLKNLFDDYVTLRRYLIEYGFLDRKDDCSQYWVKN from the coding sequence GTGACAACTAATACTGAACGATTCTGGAATGCAAATTTTGATGAACTAAAACTGGGCTATTCAAAGCATGATCATACTTTCACGTGCCTGCTCTGTGGCACTCAGACGGAGCAAGGAGTAATCTATGCTCTCCATGACAACTTCTACGATGCTGAAAAATTTATGCGAATTCATATTGAGACTGCACATCAATCTGTATTTGATTACTTGATCAGCTTAGATAAGAAGATGACTGGACTGACTGAGCATCAGAACAGTCTCCTTCGTCTCTTTTATCAAGGGAAGAATGATGCTCAAATTCAGATGGAGATGGATATCGGCAGCGCTTCGACGATTCGTAATCACCGGTTTGTCCTTAAGGAGAAAGAGCGCCAAGCGAAGGTGTTTCTAGCGATGATGGAGCTGCTTAAGGAGAAGGATCAGCATGCACCTGAAATTATCAACTATCACCAGACTGCTACGATGATCGACGATCGTTACAATATGACTCAGGATGAAGCCGATAAAGTTTTGAAGAAGTATTTTCCAGATGGACCCGACGGTCCATTGCTCAACTTCACAATGAAGGAGAAATATAAGATTGTCATTCTGACACATATTGCGAAGCTGTTCCAACATGGACAACTGTACACAGAGAAAGAAGTTAATGCTGTACTCAAAAACTTGTTCGACGACTACGTCACTTTACGCAGATATTTGATCGAGTACGGTTTCTTAGATCGTAAAGATGATTGCAGTCAGTATTGGGTTAAAAATTAA